From one Methylomonas paludis genomic stretch:
- a CDS encoding cytochrome c-type biogenesis protein, whose protein sequence is MKILLAVWLLILSSPTWAAVEYHDFKQPEQEQAYQNLIAELRCLVCQNQTIADSNADLAKDLRRQVYEMLQQGQSEQQIINFMTQRYGDFVLYKPAFTFKTALLWLGPLLLLMSGLVALWLVVRRKKQAVKPVLSTSEKTRLQQILEKGEED, encoded by the coding sequence ATGAAAATCCTGCTGGCCGTCTGGCTGCTGATATTATCCAGCCCAACTTGGGCAGCTGTGGAATACCATGACTTTAAACAGCCGGAACAGGAACAGGCTTACCAAAATCTGATTGCCGAATTGCGTTGTCTGGTTTGCCAAAATCAAACCATAGCCGATTCCAATGCTGATTTGGCTAAGGACTTGCGCCGTCAGGTTTATGAGATGCTGCAACAAGGCCAGTCTGAGCAGCAGATCATTAATTTCATGACCCAGCGCTATGGGGATTTTGTGCTATATAAACCGGCGTTTACCTTTAAAACGGCTTTATTGTGGTTAGGGCCGCTATTGTTGCTGATGTCTGGACTGGTAGCACTATGGCTGGTGGTACGCCGGAAAAAACAGGCCGTCAAGCCGGTATTAAGCACCAGTGAAAAGACCCGGCTCCAGCAAATTTTAGAAAAAGGTGAAGAGGATTGA
- the ccmI gene encoding c-type cytochrome biogenesis protein CcmI, whose amino-acid sequence MNTWFWIIAGAMLVLALVILIRPLLSKQALRSQDGTQRNLRIARQQLAELQQQHLDGVLSQDQFDAQYLELQQNLHDNLDDDNSAPHAGGSGRWIIGLIVVLLPLLSIALYLQLGDADAIAKAEMQAENERSLAQVREMIPQIIERLKQNPNDLQGWLMLGRSYMYLEQYTEAAGVYAKLYQFQPDNLEVMLDYANSLAMSRNGELNGLTGELIFKALQLAPDNHNALWLAGMAKAQSGEGGQAIVYWQKLAGLLPPDSSNLPQVQQMIAEVTAQMAAESASASAAPITNNIHVNVAIAAEYKARAQSGQTLFIYAQAVSGPKMPLAIVRKQVGDLPLTVDLNDSLAMQPGLHLADFPKLKIVARISQSGDAISRAGDFIGSVELGQLLADQTVNININQEVK is encoded by the coding sequence TTGAACACTTGGTTTTGGATAATTGCCGGCGCAATGTTAGTGCTGGCTTTGGTGATTTTGATTCGGCCCCTGCTCAGCAAACAAGCCCTGCGTAGCCAGGACGGCACTCAGCGCAATCTGAGAATCGCCCGTCAGCAACTGGCCGAATTGCAACAGCAACATCTGGACGGTGTGCTTAGCCAGGATCAGTTTGATGCCCAGTATCTGGAGCTGCAGCAAAATTTGCACGACAATCTGGATGATGATAACTCTGCGCCACACGCTGGCGGCAGCGGTCGCTGGATTATCGGGTTGATTGTGGTGTTGCTGCCGCTGCTGAGTATAGCTCTCTATTTACAGTTGGGCGATGCCGATGCTATCGCCAAAGCTGAGATGCAGGCGGAAAATGAGCGTAGTCTGGCTCAGGTGCGGGAAATGATTCCGCAGATTATCGAGCGCCTGAAACAAAATCCCAATGATTTGCAGGGCTGGCTGATGTTGGGCAGGTCGTATATGTATCTGGAGCAATATACCGAGGCTGCCGGGGTTTATGCCAAGCTTTATCAGTTTCAGCCGGATAATCTGGAAGTAATGCTGGATTATGCCAATAGTCTGGCGATGAGCCGAAATGGTGAATTGAATGGCCTGACCGGTGAGCTGATTTTTAAAGCCTTGCAATTGGCTCCGGATAATCATAATGCCTTATGGCTGGCCGGTATGGCTAAGGCTCAGTCGGGTGAGGGCGGTCAGGCCATTGTTTACTGGCAAAAACTGGCGGGGTTGCTGCCGCCTGACTCCAGTAATTTACCTCAGGTGCAGCAAATGATAGCCGAAGTCACGGCACAGATGGCTGCAGAGTCGGCATCGGCATCGGCAGCGCCGATTACCAACAATATTCATGTCAATGTGGCTATTGCGGCTGAATATAAAGCCAGGGCGCAAAGCGGTCAGACTTTATTTATCTATGCTCAGGCCGTCAGTGGCCCGAAAATGCCTTTGGCTATTGTGCGCAAACAGGTGGGTGATTTGCCGCTGACGGTGGATTTGAATGACAGTCTGGCCATGCAGCCGGGTTTACATCTGGCTGATTTTCCCAAACTTAAAATTGTTGCGCGGATTTCGCAAAGCGGTGATGCCATCAGCCGGGCCGGTGATTTTATCGGTAGTGTGGAACTTGGTCAGCTGCTTGCCGATCAGACGGTCAATATCAACATTAATCAAGAAGTGAAATAA
- the hemN gene encoding oxygen-independent coproporphyrinogen III oxidase — translation MDQSIKFDLDLIHRYDKSGPRYTSYPTALELHEGFGEAEYRQQIAKSNALGGPLSLYFHIPFCDTVCFYCACNKIITKNRAHAVPYLDSLVQEIAMQGALFDKSRVVNQLHWGGGTPTFLNYAQMRQLMEATRTHFNLRDDDKGEYSIEVDPRETNDQTIAQLRELGFNRISLGLQDFDPAVQKAVNRIQSKEQTFAVLDAARQEGFRSTNIDLIYGLPLQTEQSFAATLDQVLAYEPDRFSIFNYAHMPSRFKTQRQIVETELPSPALKLDILQMVGKKLTDAGYVYIGMDHFAKPDDELAVAQREGKLYRNFQGYSTHSDCDLVGLGVTSIGRVADAYLQNNKELDEYQSSIAEGKLPVFRGVALDEDDKLRRAVITQLICHFDLDFSKIEQEFNISFHDYFGPEFASLNAMQNDGLLTLSDQGIQVLPAGRLLIRNICMVFDRYLAQKQQQFSRVI, via the coding sequence ATGGATCAATCTATCAAATTCGATCTCGATCTTATCCATCGCTACGATAAATCCGGGCCGCGTTATACCTCTTATCCCACGGCGCTGGAATTACACGAGGGCTTCGGTGAGGCCGAATACCGTCAGCAGATTGCCAAATCCAATGCTCTGGGCGGGCCGTTATCACTGTATTTTCACATTCCGTTTTGCGATACCGTGTGTTTTTATTGCGCCTGCAATAAAATTATTACCAAAAATCGTGCGCATGCTGTGCCGTATCTGGATAGTCTGGTACAGGAAATTGCCATGCAGGGGGCTTTGTTTGATAAGTCCCGCGTGGTTAATCAATTGCATTGGGGCGGCGGTACGCCTACCTTTTTAAATTATGCGCAAATGCGGCAGTTGATGGAAGCCACCCGTACTCATTTTAATTTGCGTGACGATGATAAGGGTGAGTATTCCATAGAGGTTGATCCGCGCGAAACCAACGATCAAACCATTGCGCAGTTGCGTGAACTGGGTTTTAACCGCATTAGTTTAGGCTTGCAGGACTTTGACCCTGCTGTCCAAAAAGCGGTGAATCGGATCCAAAGCAAAGAACAAACTTTTGCTGTGCTGGATGCAGCTCGCCAGGAAGGTTTCCGCTCCACCAATATTGATTTGATTTACGGTCTGCCGCTACAAACTGAACAAAGTTTTGCGGCCACGCTGGATCAGGTGCTGGCTTATGAGCCGGACCGGTTTTCGATATTTAATTATGCGCACATGCCTAGCCGCTTTAAAACCCAGCGCCAGATTGTTGAAACTGAACTGCCCAGCCCGGCCTTAAAACTGGACATATTGCAGATGGTGGGTAAAAAACTCACTGATGCCGGTTATGTCTATATCGGTATGGATCATTTTGCCAAACCTGACGACGAATTGGCGGTGGCTCAACGCGAAGGTAAGCTGTATCGCAATTTCCAGGGCTATTCCACTCATTCCGATTGTGATCTGGTGGGTTTGGGGGTAACGTCCATTGGTCGGGTGGCTGATGCCTATCTGCAAAATAACAAAGAACTGGATGAATATCAGTCTAGTATTGCTGAGGGCAAACTGCCGGTATTCCGGGGTGTGGCGCTGGATGAAGACGACAAATTGCGCCGGGCGGTGATTACTCAGTTAATTTGTCATTTTGATCTTGATTTCAGTAAGATAGAGCAAGAATTTAATATCAGTTTCCATGATTATTTTGGCCCCGAATTCGCCAGCCTGAACGCGATGCAGAACGATGGTCTGTTGACTTTGAGCGATCAAGGTATACAGGTGCTGCCAGCCGGGCGTTTGTTAATCCGCAATATCTGCATGGTGTTTGATCGATATCTGGCGCAAAAACAGCAGCAGTTTTCTAGGGTAATTTAG
- the gyrA gene encoding DNA gyrase subunit A: protein MSDFAKEIFPVNLEDEMKQSYLDYAMSVIVGRALPDVRDGLKPVHRRVLYAMSELGNDWNKPYKKSARVVGDVIGKYHPHGDTAVYDTIVRMAQPFSLRYMLVDGQGNFGSVDGDSPAAMRYTEVRMSRIAHELLADLDKETVDFVANYDESESEPTVMPTKVPTLLINGSSGIAVGMATNIPPHNLGEIVSACLALIDNDDLTLHELMEIIPGPDFPTAGIINGASGIYEAYATGRGRIYLRGRSHFEDIGDSSRQAIITTELPYQVNKARLLEKIAELVKEGKLEGISGLRDESDKDGMRMVVELKRGEVPDVVLNNLYKHTQLQTVFGINMVALYDGRPECMNLKQILLAFIDHRREIVTRRTIYNLRKARDRAHVLEGLAVALANIDAMIELIKTSPNPQEAKQGLLERTWDAGLVASLLDRADAQRSRPDDLPVEFGILDGVYRLSETQAQAILDLRLHRLTGLEQDKIVNEYKELLALIDEYLYILGSDARLMEVIREELVEIKNQYADARRTEIIQDYTNLSREDLITEEDMVVTMSHAGYVKTQPLSDYRAQRRGGRGKSATATKENDFVEKLIIANTHDTILCFSSQGKVYGLKVFDLPVASRAASGKPFVNLLPLEEGEKINAMLPIREYSDDKYIFMATSSGVVKKTPLPEFARQRTNGKIAIDLNENDTLVGVAVTDGQQNVLLFSSDGKAVCFNESDVRSMGRTATGVRGIRLQDGQRVISLIIASEGTVLNITENGYGKRTKLEEFTQHRRGGQGLIAIQTSERNGAVVGAVLVNDNDEIMLITNGGILVRTRVNEISIVGRNTQGVTVIRLDKGEKVVGVDRIEGLGDEEDADAEFTDDVEITNTDNGAEEE from the coding sequence ATGTCAGACTTCGCTAAAGAAATATTTCCGGTCAATCTCGAAGACGAGATGAAGCAATCCTATCTCGATTACGCCATGAGCGTTATCGTAGGCAGGGCCTTACCCGATGTCAGAGACGGCTTGAAACCAGTACACCGCCGCGTGCTTTACGCGATGAGCGAACTGGGCAACGACTGGAACAAGCCTTACAAAAAATCGGCCAGGGTGGTCGGTGACGTGATCGGTAAATACCATCCCCACGGCGATACGGCGGTATACGACACCATCGTCCGTATGGCTCAGCCGTTTTCCTTGCGTTACATGCTGGTGGACGGGCAGGGCAACTTCGGTTCGGTTGACGGTGATTCCCCGGCGGCGATGCGGTACACCGAGGTGCGCATGTCGCGTATCGCTCATGAACTGCTGGCCGATCTGGACAAGGAAACAGTGGATTTTGTCGCCAACTACGACGAATCCGAATCCGAACCCACGGTGATGCCCACCAAGGTTCCCACTTTACTGATCAACGGTTCTTCTGGTATCGCCGTTGGTATGGCCACCAATATTCCGCCGCATAATCTGGGTGAAATTGTTTCGGCTTGTTTGGCTCTGATCGATAACGACGATCTGACGCTGCATGAATTGATGGAAATTATTCCCGGCCCGGATTTTCCGACTGCCGGCATCATCAATGGCGCATCCGGGATTTACGAAGCCTATGCCACCGGCAGGGGCCGTATTTATTTACGGGGGCGCAGCCATTTTGAAGACATTGGCGACAGCAGCCGTCAAGCTATCATTACTACCGAATTACCGTATCAAGTCAATAAAGCCCGCTTACTGGAAAAAATTGCCGAACTGGTCAAGGAAGGCAAGCTGGAAGGCATTTCCGGCCTGCGCGACGAGTCCGACAAGGATGGTATGCGCATGGTGGTGGAACTGAAACGCGGTGAAGTGCCGGATGTGGTGCTGAACAATCTGTACAAACATACCCAGTTGCAAACCGTATTCGGTATCAATATGGTGGCTTTGTACGATGGCCGCCCGGAATGTATGAATCTGAAACAGATTCTGCTGGCCTTTATCGACCACCGCCGCGAAATCGTTACCCGCCGTACCATTTACAATCTGCGTAAAGCCAGAGATCGCGCCCATGTCCTGGAAGGCTTGGCTGTTGCACTGGCCAATATCGACGCGATGATCGAACTGATCAAAACTTCGCCCAACCCACAGGAAGCCAAACAGGGTCTGTTGGAAAGAACCTGGGATGCCGGTCTGGTGGCCAGTTTGCTGGATAGAGCCGATGCCCAGCGTTCCCGTCCTGATGATTTACCGGTTGAGTTCGGTATTCTTGACGGGGTTTACCGGCTTTCCGAAACCCAGGCCCAGGCGATTTTGGATTTGCGTCTGCACCGTTTAACCGGTTTGGAACAGGACAAAATTGTTAATGAATATAAAGAACTGCTGGCATTGATAGATGAATACCTGTATATCTTAGGCAGTGACGCCCGTTTGATGGAAGTTATCCGCGAAGAACTGGTGGAAATCAAAAACCAGTATGCGGATGCCCGGCGCACCGAAATTATTCAGGATTACACCAATCTTTCCCGCGAAGATCTGATTACCGAAGAAGACATGGTGGTGACCATGTCTCATGCCGGTTATGTCAAAACACAGCCGTTAAGTGATTATCGCGCCCAGCGTCGTGGTGGCCGAGGCAAATCAGCCACGGCCACCAAAGAAAACGATTTTGTGGAAAAACTGATTATCGCCAATACTCACGACACCATCCTGTGTTTTTCTTCGCAAGGCAAGGTGTATGGCTTGAAAGTATTCGATTTACCGGTTGCCAGCCGGGCTGCATCCGGCAAACCGTTTGTCAATCTGCTGCCGCTGGAAGAAGGCGAGAAAATCAACGCCATGTTGCCGATACGGGAATACAGCGATGATAAATATATCTTTATGGCCACTTCTTCGGGTGTGGTGAAAAAAACGCCGTTACCGGAATTTGCCCGCCAGCGCACTAACGGCAAGATAGCCATCGACCTTAACGAGAATGATACCCTGGTGGGTGTCGCCGTTACCGATGGTCAGCAGAATGTACTGTTGTTCAGCAGCGATGGTAAAGCGGTATGCTTTAACGAATCCGATGTGCGCTCCATGGGTAGAACCGCTACTGGTGTGCGTGGTATTCGTTTGCAGGATGGCCAGCGGGTTATTTCGCTGATTATCGCCAGCGAAGGCACGGTGTTGAACATTACCGAAAACGGTTACGGCAAACGCACCAAACTGGAAGAGTTTACCCAGCATAGACGCGGTGGCCAGGGCCTGATTGCCATCCAGACTTCCGAGCGCAATGGCGCTGTGGTGGGGGCGGTACTGGTTAACGACAATGATGAAATCATGCTGATCACTAACGGCGGTATTCTGGTCAGAACCCGGGTTAACGAGATTTCCATCGTCGGCCGAAATACTCAGGGTGTTACCGTTATTCGCCTGGATAAAGGTGAAAAAGTCGTGGGTGTCGATAGAATAGAAGGCTTGGGCGACGAGGAAGATGCCGATGCCGAATTTACTGATGATGTGGAAATCACTAACACCGATAATGGTGCGGAAGAAGAATAA
- the serC gene encoding 3-phosphoserine/phosphohydroxythreonine transaminase: MSRVFNFSAGPSTLPVEVLEQARQEMLDWQGSGMSVMEMSHRGKHFMAIAEAMKNDLIELLAIPANYQVLFLQGGASAQFALIPQNILNGKTKAAYVNTGAWSTSAIKEAGKYCEVQLSASAETSGFTTVPTLNTWQIDSDAAYLHYTSNETIHGVEFSEIPDVADIPLVCDMSSNILSRQFDVSRFGLIYAGAQKNMGPSGVTVVIVRDDLLGLTQDTVPSVFNYQLQAKSDSMLNTPATYNWYLLGLVLQWSKRQGGLAAIEQTNIRKAQKLYQAIDASVLYRNPVDPEYRSRMNVPFVLADAGLDKEFLRLADAAGLSSLPGHRSVGGMRASIYNAMSEAGVDALIDFMAEFERTH, encoded by the coding sequence ATGTCCAGAGTTTTTAATTTTAGCGCCGGTCCATCTACCTTGCCTGTGGAAGTATTGGAGCAAGCCCGGCAGGAAATGCTGGATTGGCAAGGCAGCGGTATGTCGGTGATGGAAATGAGCCATCGCGGCAAACATTTCATGGCCATAGCCGAAGCCATGAAAAATGATTTGATCGAATTATTGGCTATTCCAGCCAATTATCAGGTTCTGTTTCTACAAGGCGGCGCCAGTGCGCAGTTTGCCCTGATTCCACAAAATATACTTAACGGTAAGACCAAAGCAGCTTATGTCAATACCGGTGCCTGGTCTACCAGCGCCATCAAGGAAGCCGGCAAATACTGTGAAGTACAACTGTCTGCCAGTGCTGAAACCAGCGGTTTTACCACCGTCCCGACCTTGAACACCTGGCAGATCGATAGTGATGCAGCCTATTTGCATTACACCTCCAACGAAACCATCCACGGCGTGGAGTTTAGCGAAATACCTGATGTGGCGGACATACCGCTGGTATGCGATATGTCGTCCAATATTTTGTCCCGGCAGTTTGATGTCAGCCGGTTTGGCCTGATCTACGCCGGTGCCCAAAAAAACATGGGGCCATCTGGTGTAACCGTGGTCATCGTTCGTGATGATTTGCTGGGCCTGACTCAGGACACCGTGCCTTCGGTGTTTAATTATCAGTTGCAGGCCAAGAGTGATTCCATGCTGAACACTCCGGCCACTTATAACTGGTATTTACTGGGTCTGGTACTGCAATGGAGTAAACGCCAGGGCGGTTTGGCAGCTATTGAGCAAACTAATATCCGCAAAGCGCAAAAATTGTATCAGGCCATTGATGCTTCGGTTTTATACCGGAATCCGGTCGATCCTGAATACCGCTCCAGAATGAATGTGCCTTTCGTATTGGCAGATGCCGGCCTGGACAAAGAATTTTTACGTCTGGCAGATGCCGCCGGTTTAAGTTCGCTGCCCGGCCACCGCTCGGTAGGCGGTATGCGGGCCAGTATTTATAACGCCATGTCCGAAGCCGGGGTAGATGCCTTAATCGATTTTATGGCCGAGTTTGAACGCACTCATTAA